The Paraburkholderia bonniea genome includes a window with the following:
- a CDS encoding FkbM family methyltransferase, whose protein sequence is MPLPNRPIAFILAASNHGTMIVNRNDYNLTSTGGAYGVGHQILHHSSFDANEVGFVLALLTRRREYFGDGVFAIDGGANIGVHTIEWARHMYGWGQVLSFEAQEIVYYALAGNIAINNCLNARAKLAALGEQRGELIIPQPDYFAHASFGSLELRQQEGTEYIGQRISYDPSSGVTVPLVSIDSLELARADLIKLDVEGMEVEVLRGARKTLKNLKPILTIEILKSDQAVIKGLLDELGYRYFPAGINLIAVHTEDPVLQHLSHIDGMTYIS, encoded by the coding sequence ATGCCACTCCCGAACCGTCCCATTGCCTTCATACTCGCAGCCTCGAATCACGGCACGATGATCGTCAATCGTAACGACTACAACCTCACTAGCACTGGAGGTGCTTATGGGGTTGGCCATCAGATCCTGCACCATTCGAGCTTCGACGCGAATGAAGTGGGCTTCGTGCTTGCCCTGCTCACCCGTCGCCGGGAATATTTCGGCGACGGCGTTTTTGCGATCGATGGCGGCGCCAACATTGGCGTGCATACGATCGAATGGGCTCGGCATATGTATGGCTGGGGTCAGGTGCTCAGCTTCGAAGCCCAGGAAATCGTCTATTACGCACTAGCGGGAAACATCGCCATCAACAATTGCCTGAATGCGCGTGCGAAGCTCGCTGCACTTGGCGAGCAGCGCGGCGAGTTAATCATTCCACAGCCAGATTATTTCGCTCACGCCAGTTTCGGCAGCCTTGAATTACGCCAGCAAGAAGGCACCGAATATATCGGCCAGCGTATCTCCTACGATCCTTCAAGTGGCGTAACCGTGCCGCTGGTAAGCATTGATTCGCTTGAATTGGCACGTGCCGATCTCATCAAGCTCGATGTCGAAGGCATGGAAGTTGAGGTGCTGCGCGGAGCCCGCAAGACCCTGAAAAATCTCAAACCAATCCTGACCATCGAAATTCTCAAATCTGACCAGGCCGTCATCAAAGGATTGCTCGATGAGCTGGGATACCGCTATTTCCCGGCTGGAATTAATCTCATCGCGGTTCACACGGAAGATCCGGTGTTGCAGCACCTCAGTCATATTGATGGCATGACGTACATAAGCTGA
- a CDS encoding tetratricopeptide repeat protein, producing the protein MTIEELEQQLLVACTCAENDPSNLEIMREVCEILLALKREDELLAWTKRALALNPSEAYFLSLTIFALNLSGQHAEAADILLHSPWMQSDPVRCRLQLGYSLMMAGDLAAAIPLLDEVLSMTMDASSVKIRTEAEHLVGEAMLKAGDPRGFAHWLMRNVSGSAGNYLAPGIPMWAGETDLHGQRVLITHQLGFGDNFLLAACLADWRAAGASLMMTCDAQIHALMQASLPDCEIVSAARPMQLSTALPDAVQARVDAFAPHLQATLLHLPLLKAKQAGAGYRFQAYLQAPLAKQKLAKEWAQQLRLQHPGKKLVGLFWDCLQRHEFEASSEARCWAKRRSMPVTAVDRIVTDPAVAGRIHFVNLQHPLIETLAGIPVGNVSRCLSDISLFDDTAACIGELDAVLAVDASISNLAAMMGKPTCVLVNTSSDWRWGIRGDTTSWIENATVLRQTHEGNWDPVVQEAVAWLIAPAIQSA; encoded by the coding sequence ATGACTATTGAAGAACTGGAACAGCAATTGCTGGTCGCATGCACATGCGCTGAGAACGATCCATCCAATCTGGAGATCATGCGCGAAGTCTGCGAAATATTGCTCGCGCTCAAACGCGAAGATGAACTCCTTGCGTGGACCAAACGAGCGCTGGCTCTCAATCCCAGCGAGGCTTATTTTTTATCTTTGACAATTTTTGCCCTGAATCTGTCGGGGCAACATGCCGAGGCGGCCGACATATTGCTGCATAGTCCGTGGATGCAGAGCGACCCGGTACGTTGCCGGTTGCAGCTAGGCTACAGCCTGATGATGGCGGGCGATCTCGCAGCAGCGATTCCGTTGCTGGACGAGGTGCTAAGCATGACGATGGACGCGAGCTCCGTAAAGATTCGTACGGAGGCAGAACACCTGGTGGGTGAGGCAATGCTCAAGGCAGGTGATCCGCGTGGTTTTGCGCACTGGTTGATGCGCAACGTATCGGGCTCAGCGGGCAATTACCTGGCGCCAGGAATCCCGATGTGGGCGGGGGAAACTGACCTGCATGGGCAGCGTGTGTTGATTACTCATCAGCTTGGTTTCGGCGACAACTTCCTGCTGGCAGCCTGTCTGGCCGACTGGCGGGCCGCGGGAGCGAGCCTGATGATGACTTGCGACGCGCAAATTCATGCACTCATGCAAGCATCGCTGCCCGATTGCGAAATCGTGAGCGCAGCGCGTCCGATGCAATTGAGCACTGCATTACCTGACGCTGTGCAAGCACGCGTTGACGCATTTGCGCCGCACCTGCAGGCAACGTTGCTTCATCTGCCACTGCTGAAGGCAAAGCAAGCGGGTGCCGGATACCGTTTTCAGGCGTATCTGCAAGCCCCGCTTGCGAAGCAGAAACTGGCAAAAGAGTGGGCGCAGCAACTGCGCCTGCAACATCCCGGCAAGAAACTGGTCGGTCTGTTCTGGGACTGCCTCCAGCGCCATGAATTCGAAGCGAGCAGCGAGGCGCGCTGCTGGGCCAAGCGCCGCAGCATGCCGGTCACGGCAGTTGACCGGATCGTGACAGATCCGGCAGTGGCCGGACGAATCCATTTTGTGAACCTGCAGCATCCATTGATCGAAACATTAGCGGGCATACCGGTAGGCAACGTCAGCCGCTGCTTGTCCGACATCTCTCTTTTCGACGATACAGCCGCTTGCATCGGAGAGCTGGACGCGGTGCTTGCGGTGGATGCGTCCATCTCTAATCTGGCGGCGATGATGGGCAAGCCCACGTGTGTGCTGGTGAATACATCCAGTGACTGGCGCTGGGGTATTCGGGGAGACACGACCTCGTGGATTGAAAACGCAACCGTGCTGCGGCAAACACACGAAGGCAACTGGGATCCGGTTGTGCAAGAAGCGGTGGCATGGCTCATCGCTCCCGCAATTCAATCAGCATGA
- the ribA gene encoding GTP cyclohydrolase II, whose product MPSLPDSPSDSEASHHECVVLDATAQLPTRYGTFTSYVFRVGDSGAEHLVLVMGDVAQRNSVLTRLHSECLTGDVFGSYRCDCGEQLDLALRYIAAEGCGVLLYLRGHEGRGIGLSNKIRAYALQEQGRDTVDANLELGLPDDSREYDSAAAILRMLNVTSVRLMSNNPDKFDTLARHGIPVCERVALAIPTRSQNEHYIRTKQVRFGHYLDDEEDQ is encoded by the coding sequence ATGCCCAGTCTTCCCGATTCGCCGTCCGACTCCGAGGCGTCGCACCACGAATGCGTTGTCCTTGATGCGACTGCACAGTTGCCCACACGGTATGGGACGTTCACGTCTTATGTGTTTCGGGTGGGGGATAGCGGGGCGGAACATCTGGTGCTGGTGATGGGCGATGTCGCACAGCGCAACTCTGTGCTGACGCGGCTGCATTCGGAATGTCTGACGGGTGACGTCTTTGGCTCATACCGCTGTGATTGCGGCGAGCAGCTTGATCTGGCGCTGCGTTATATCGCTGCTGAAGGCTGTGGTGTGTTGCTTTATCTGCGGGGACACGAAGGGCGGGGCATTGGGCTGAGCAACAAGATTCGCGCGTATGCGCTGCAAGAGCAGGGCCGCGATACGGTTGATGCCAATCTCGAACTCGGCTTGCCCGACGATTCACGCGAATATGATTCGGCCGCCGCCATTTTGCGCATGCTCAACGTCACCTCAGTCCGCCTGATGAGCAATAACCCCGATAAATTCGATACGCTGGCGCGGCACGGTATTCCAGTGTGTGAACGAGTGGCGCTGGCGATTCCAACCCGTTCGCAAAACGAGCACTACATCCGGACCAAGCAAGTTCGCTTCGGCCACTATCTCGACGACGAAGAAGACCAGTAA
- a CDS encoding CBS domain-containing protein yields the protein MTSVAQVLKSKPDAATVYTIAASDSVFDAVKLMAEKQIGALVVIENEAIVGIITERDYARKVVLLDRASKVTAVRDIMSRAVRFVRLDETTEDCMALMTERRMRHLPVIDQDRLVGMVSIGDLVKNIIAEQQFTIQQLEHYITGERP from the coding sequence ATGACAAGCGTTGCGCAAGTTTTGAAATCAAAACCCGATGCCGCCACCGTCTACACCATTGCTGCGTCAGATTCCGTGTTTGACGCAGTCAAATTAATGGCGGAAAAACAGATTGGCGCGCTGGTCGTGATCGAGAACGAGGCGATCGTCGGCATCATCACTGAGCGCGATTACGCCCGCAAAGTGGTGCTGCTTGACCGTGCATCCAAGGTCACTGCGGTGCGCGACATCATGAGCCGGGCGGTACGCTTTGTACGGCTGGATGAAACCACCGAGGATTGCATGGCGCTCATGACCGAGCGGCGCATGCGCCATCTGCCGGTGATTGACCAGGACCGGCTGGTCGGGATGGTGTCCATTGGGGATCTGGTCAAGAACATCATTGCCGAGCAGCAATTCACGATTCAGCAGCTTGAGCACTACATCACCGGCGAGCGGCCCTGA
- a CDS encoding DUF4148 domain-containing protein, which produces MKALLHAVVVATVLATPLAALAQTNQPLTREQVRAELVQLQKAGYNPAGSHDNTTYPAQLQAASQRIQSSGQMQANADTSGYGAPVSGTSQSGMATTTVAPEHGIYFGH; this is translated from the coding sequence ATGAAAGCACTTCTTCACGCTGTGGTTGTTGCCACTGTTCTCGCTACACCGCTTGCCGCACTGGCCCAGACTAACCAGCCGCTTACGCGTGAACAGGTTCGCGCAGAACTGGTGCAGTTGCAAAAGGCGGGCTATAACCCGGCGGGCAGCCACGACAACACTACCTATCCAGCCCAGCTTCAGGCTGCTAGCCAGCGCATCCAGTCATCTGGCCAGATGCAGGCAAATGCGGATACCAGCGGTTACGGTGCACCGGTAAGCGGCACCTCTCAATCGGGTATGGCAACGACGACGGTAGCGCCAGAGCATGGGATTTATTTCGGTCATTAA
- a CDS encoding acyl-CoA dehydrogenase family protein yields the protein MIRCEETLNLQLDSITRFVRERLVPNEALVAETDQIPPALLQEMKDLGLFGLCLPEEYGGLGLTMEEEVLAAFELGQTSPAFRSAIGSNNGIGSTGLVLDGTPEQKAKYLPRLASGELIGSFCLTEPEAGSDAAALRTTALRDGEHYVLNGTKRFITNAPEAGLFTVMARTDPAGKGADAISAFVIEAGTPGLSLGKIDGKMGQKGAHTCDVIFDQCRVPLTALIGGKEGVGFRTAMKVLDKGRLHIAAVATGAAERMLADAVRYALERKQFGRPIIDFELIQAMLADSQADIYAARCMILDAARRRDAGQRTTSEASCAKMFATEMCGRVADRAVQIFGGAGYMTEYGIERFYRDVRLFRIYEGTTQIQQIVIARELRRQFER from the coding sequence GTGATCCGTTGCGAAGAAACGCTAAACCTGCAGCTAGACAGCATCACGCGCTTTGTGCGCGAACGCCTCGTGCCAAATGAAGCGCTGGTGGCCGAAACTGACCAGATTCCGCCCGCGCTGCTGCAAGAGATGAAAGACCTTGGCCTCTTTGGTCTGTGTTTGCCGGAAGAATACGGTGGCTTGGGCCTGACGATGGAAGAAGAGGTGCTGGCTGCGTTCGAGCTGGGCCAGACCTCGCCGGCATTTCGTTCAGCAATCGGGAGCAATAACGGCATTGGCTCGACCGGCCTTGTGCTCGATGGCACGCCGGAGCAAAAGGCGAAGTATCTGCCACGCCTGGCATCCGGCGAGCTGATCGGCTCGTTTTGCCTGACCGAGCCTGAGGCTGGCTCCGACGCGGCAGCGTTGCGCACCACGGCGTTACGCGACGGCGAGCATTACGTGCTGAATGGCACCAAACGCTTCATCACGAACGCGCCCGAGGCGGGCTTGTTCACCGTCATGGCGCGCACCGATCCAGCGGGCAAGGGCGCGGACGCGATCTCCGCTTTCGTGATCGAAGCGGGCACGCCGGGGCTGTCATTGGGCAAGATCGACGGCAAGATGGGACAAAAGGGCGCGCACACGTGTGATGTGATTTTCGACCAGTGCCGTGTGCCCCTGACGGCCTTGATCGGTGGCAAGGAAGGGGTGGGCTTTCGCACCGCGATGAAGGTGCTCGACAAAGGACGATTGCATATCGCTGCGGTTGCCACTGGCGCGGCCGAACGCATGCTGGCCGACGCCGTGCGCTATGCGCTGGAGCGCAAGCAGTTTGGCCGGCCGATTATTGATTTCGAACTGATTCAAGCGATGCTGGCCGATAGTCAGGCCGATATCTACGCCGCGCGCTGCATGATCCTTGATGCTGCCAGACGCCGCGATGCCGGACAGCGAACCACCAGCGAGGCGTCGTGCGCCAAGATGTTCGCCACTGAAATGTGCGGCCGCGTGGCTGATCGCGCGGTGCAGATTTTTGGCGGAGCGGGGTATATGACCGAGTACGGCATCGAGCGTTTTTATCGTGATGTGCGTCTGTTCCGGATTTACGAAGGAACCACGCAGATTCAGCAGATTGTCATTGCCCGGGAATTACGGCGGCAATTTGAACGCTAG
- a CDS encoding calcium:proton antiporter has translation MTTTSTVLARWTIWVPVAAWIVLGAAFVLPGQGGLLLALIGASLAGSVFAAVHHAEVVAHRVGEPFGTLVLAVAVTVIEVALIVSVMLTAGPEKAGLARDTVFAAVMIVCNGIVGICLLVGGLRHLEQGFQIRGANAALAVLASLSVLTLVMPNYTTTHAGPVLSSSQLAFAGISSLVLYCVFVFVQTVRHRDYFLAAVADEDVHAEPPSVTVALVSGVLLVICLVAVVLLAKLLSPAVEAAMRDAGAPASAVGIVIAALVLLPEGVAAVRAARADRLQNSLNLALGSALASIGLTIPTVAVVFLWTERPLVLGIDGKETVLLVLTLLVGTLTLGTGRTTILQGAVHLSLFAAYLFLSFAP, from the coding sequence ATGACTACGACTTCAACTGTGTTGGCGCGCTGGACCATCTGGGTGCCTGTTGCCGCCTGGATCGTGCTCGGCGCAGCCTTCGTCCTACCCGGACAAGGGGGCCTGCTGCTCGCGCTGATTGGTGCGTCTCTGGCGGGCTCGGTCTTCGCCGCCGTGCACCATGCCGAAGTTGTCGCACACCGCGTCGGCGAGCCGTTCGGCACGCTGGTACTGGCAGTCGCTGTCACCGTGATTGAAGTTGCGCTGATCGTTTCAGTGATGCTGACCGCTGGCCCAGAAAAAGCCGGGCTGGCCCGTGACACCGTCTTCGCCGCCGTGATGATCGTGTGTAACGGCATCGTCGGTATTTGCCTGCTGGTGGGCGGTTTGCGCCATCTTGAGCAGGGCTTCCAGATTCGCGGTGCCAACGCCGCACTCGCAGTGCTCGCTTCGCTATCGGTCCTGACGCTGGTCATGCCGAACTACACCACCACCCATGCGGGGCCGGTGCTGTCGTCTTCGCAACTGGCCTTTGCTGGAATTTCCTCGCTCGTGCTGTATTGCGTTTTTGTGTTTGTCCAGACGGTGCGCCATCGGGATTATTTTCTTGCCGCCGTCGCTGATGAAGATGTTCACGCTGAACCGCCCAGCGTCACCGTCGCGCTGGTCAGTGGCGTGCTTCTGGTGATTTGCCTCGTCGCGGTGGTGCTGCTGGCCAAACTGCTTTCGCCTGCCGTCGAAGCGGCCATGCGCGATGCCGGGGCTCCCGCCTCCGCTGTCGGGATCGTGATTGCGGCGCTGGTGCTGCTGCCTGAGGGCGTCGCCGCCGTGCGCGCGGCGCGTGCCGATCGCTTGCAAAACAGCTTGAATCTTGCGCTGGGCTCAGCGCTTGCCAGTATCGGCTTGACCATTCCAACCGTCGCCGTGGTGTTTCTCTGGACCGAGCGGCCGCTCGTGCTGGGCATCGACGGCAAAGAAACCGTGCTGCTGGTGCTGACTTTGCTAGTGGGCACACTCACCCTTGGCACAGGCCGCACCACGATCTTGCAAGGCGCGGTTCATCTATCGCTCTTCGCGGCTTATCTATTTCTTTCGTTCGCGCCTTGA
- a CDS encoding OpgC domain-containing protein, with the protein MHKMQSRFVELDFFRGLVLLIIVVDHIGGSILSRITLHAYALCDAAEVFVFLGGFATATAYAALTQRHSESAAQQRFLRRALEIYRAFLVTAGLMLLVSAALIAFSIDAPNLTTTDLTDLATSPAAVLRDILLFRRQPYLASVLPMYAAFALMVPVLLPLARNRPWLLVAGSIALWAVAPFLYAYLPTASGTHWDFNPLAWQLLFVLGIIARCQPVYPSLSAARHGWLLSGLALAIVVAAASYKLFLEQGVPESSLKQNLAWLRVVNFLAIAWLLAHLIRFGWISRLARWLPWVGLIGRKSLLCFIAGAVISLVVDSLLHTATRGYLNLPLGLVADAIAVGALVLVASAAEPMKRLFSLHVKTSG; encoded by the coding sequence ATGCATAAAATGCAATCCCGCTTCGTTGAACTCGATTTTTTCCGCGGGCTGGTTCTTCTCATCATCGTGGTCGATCACATTGGCGGCAGCATTCTGTCGCGCATCACGCTGCACGCGTATGCGCTGTGCGATGCGGCTGAGGTCTTTGTTTTTCTTGGCGGCTTTGCTACAGCCACGGCCTATGCCGCGCTGACGCAACGGCACAGCGAGAGCGCTGCCCAACAGCGTTTCTTACGCCGGGCGCTCGAAATTTACCGGGCCTTTCTGGTAACTGCCGGGTTAATGCTGCTGGTCAGCGCTGCGCTGATCGCCTTTAGCATCGACGCCCCCAATCTCACTACCACCGATCTGACCGATCTCGCCACCTCGCCCGCTGCGGTGCTGCGCGACATTCTGCTGTTTCGCCGTCAGCCTTATCTGGCATCGGTGCTACCGATGTACGCTGCTTTCGCACTGATGGTGCCGGTGCTCCTGCCGCTGGCCCGCAACCGTCCGTGGCTGCTTGTCGCGGGCAGTATCGCGTTGTGGGCTGTCGCGCCCTTCCTCTACGCCTATTTGCCCACCGCTTCGGGCACACACTGGGATTTCAACCCGCTTGCGTGGCAGTTGCTGTTTGTACTGGGAATCATCGCGCGCTGCCAGCCGGTGTACCCGTCCCTGAGCGCAGCGCGCCATGGCTGGCTGCTGAGCGGACTGGCACTGGCAATCGTGGTGGCCGCCGCCAGCTACAAGCTGTTCCTCGAACAAGGGGTGCCTGAGAGCAGCCTGAAACAAAACCTGGCGTGGCTGCGCGTCGTCAATTTTCTGGCCATCGCGTGGCTGCTAGCCCATCTGATCCGCTTTGGCTGGATCAGCCGTCTCGCCCGCTGGCTACCGTGGGTCGGGTTGATCGGCCGTAAAAGCCTGCTGTGTTTTATTGCGGGCGCGGTGATTTCGCTGGTGGTGGATTCGCTGCTTCACACGGCCACTCGCGGTTATCTGAATCTGCCGCTCGGCCTGGTGGCCGATGCGATTGCAGTCGGCGCACTGGTGCTGGTAGCCAGCGCCGCTGAGCCCATGAAACGGCTTTTTTCGCTGCACGTTAAAACCTCGGGCTAA
- a CDS encoding alpha/beta hydrolase, translated as MRLWRRLLLALLTGSLSASALAGNVLNRTFHSAALGRNWAYTVYLPDGYSALTSADNPRYPVLYLLHGNNGNANDWITQGHLQTTADALIKRKEITPVVIVMPQGGTDWYVDRKEPIETAFFEDLLPEIETHYAVSTERSGRAIGGVSMGGFGALRYALSHPAYFCGALLLSPAIYANEPPLDSSARRVGVFGEPQFDPRIWHALNYPALWTRYMSKPYRLPIFVASGDDDLAIQAEASVLYTHLRQAGNPASLRIIDGAHTWEVWSTLLPGALRYTLGCLKPPLRD; from the coding sequence ATCAGGTTATGGCGGCGGCTTCTTCTGGCGCTGCTCACAGGCTCACTTAGTGCCTCCGCGCTGGCGGGCAACGTGCTCAACCGCACGTTTCATTCAGCCGCACTGGGACGGAACTGGGCTTACACGGTTTATCTGCCGGATGGTTATTCCGCCCTGACTTCCGCCGATAACCCGCGTTATCCGGTGCTGTACCTGTTACATGGCAATAACGGCAATGCCAACGACTGGATCACCCAGGGGCATCTGCAAACCACGGCTGATGCGTTGATCAAGCGTAAAGAAATCACGCCCGTGGTAATCGTGATGCCGCAAGGCGGCACTGACTGGTACGTTGATCGCAAGGAGCCAATCGAAACAGCCTTCTTCGAAGATTTGCTGCCAGAAATTGAAACCCATTACGCCGTTTCAACTGAACGCAGCGGGCGGGCGATTGGCGGGGTATCCATGGGGGGGTTCGGTGCGCTGAGGTATGCGCTGAGCCATCCGGCTTATTTTTGCGGTGCGCTGTTGTTGAGCCCCGCGATCTATGCCAACGAACCTCCGCTCGATTCTTCAGCACGCCGGGTGGGCGTGTTTGGCGAGCCGCAATTTGATCCGCGCATCTGGCATGCGCTGAATTATCCGGCGCTCTGGACGCGCTATATGAGCAAACCGTATCGCCTGCCGATATTCGTCGCTTCGGGTGACGACGATCTGGCAATCCAGGCCGAAGCCTCCGTGTTGTATACCCATCTGCGTCAGGCTGGCAATCCGGCCTCGCTCAGAATTATTGATGGCGCGCATACGTGGGAGGTCTGGAGCACGCTGCTGCCGGGAGCGCTGCGCTATACGCTGGGGTGCCTCAAACCGCCACTGCGTGATTAA
- a CDS encoding AI-2E family transporter, which produces MSFRLPALPQEPNSPNRRKMQHAALAVLYIALVLLALWVVRDFIRAVAWAAVISIALWPLLRLIEGLAWFRGRTTLIASCLTLAMLLLVLLPVGVVIAQAASEAHDLMIWFRTIQENGIPVPEVIGHLPFGAQSVGAWWQANLAQPLRESAAMKGLHSGAVMTFGGHFGMRAVHGLMLFGFMLLTLFMIFQAGPRLSGALLRGARRAFGHDGAKLVEQMAAAVRGTVSGLVVVGLGEGALLGVAYMLAGVPHPALLGLMTAIAAMLPFCAPITFCGAALWLFLNDSPGSAIAVAVFGFVVVFIAEHFVRPVLIGNSARLPFLLVLFGILGGAQTFGLLGLFIGPALMTVLMMLWTEWVR; this is translated from the coding sequence ATGAGCTTCCGCTTGCCTGCGTTACCGCAAGAGCCAAATTCGCCAAACCGGCGAAAAATGCAGCATGCCGCGCTGGCGGTTTTATATATCGCGCTGGTGCTGCTGGCCTTGTGGGTCGTGCGCGACTTTATTCGTGCCGTCGCATGGGCCGCTGTGATCTCGATTGCGTTATGGCCGCTACTGCGCCTGATCGAAGGGCTGGCCTGGTTCAGAGGGCGGACGACGCTGATTGCCAGTTGCCTCACGCTGGCGATGCTGTTGCTGGTGCTGCTGCCGGTTGGTGTCGTGATTGCCCAGGCGGCCAGCGAAGCGCATGACCTGATGATCTGGTTCAGAACGATCCAGGAAAACGGCATTCCGGTTCCTGAGGTGATTGGGCATTTGCCATTTGGTGCGCAGTCGGTTGGCGCGTGGTGGCAAGCCAATCTGGCGCAGCCATTGCGCGAATCCGCCGCCATGAAAGGCTTGCACAGCGGTGCGGTGATGACCTTTGGCGGTCATTTCGGCATGCGCGCAGTCCATGGCTTGATGTTGTTCGGTTTTATGCTGCTCACGCTGTTCATGATTTTTCAGGCCGGTCCGCGTTTGTCCGGCGCGTTACTCAGGGGTGCGCGCCGGGCGTTTGGCCATGATGGGGCGAAACTAGTCGAGCAGATGGCCGCGGCAGTGCGGGGCACGGTGTCGGGGCTGGTCGTCGTGGGCTTGGGCGAGGGCGCATTGCTGGGCGTGGCTTATATGCTGGCGGGCGTGCCGCATCCAGCGTTACTGGGCCTGATGACAGCGATTGCCGCGATGCTGCCGTTCTGTGCCCCAATCACGTTTTGTGGTGCGGCACTCTGGTTGTTCCTGAATGATTCGCCAGGCAGTGCGATCGCGGTCGCGGTGTTTGGTTTTGTTGTGGTGTTTATTGCCGAACATTTTGTCCGGCCTGTGCTGATTGGCAATTCGGCGCGATTGCCGTTCCTGCTGGTGTTGTTTGGCATTCTTGGCGGGGCGCAGACCTTCGGCTTGCTGGGACTTTTTATTGGCCCCGCATTGATGACGGTGCTGATGATGCTTTGGACTGAATGGGTGCGTTAG
- a CDS encoding DUF3331 domain-containing protein, whose product MNANASLPLNGTDGVRIEILERSDTALVIRWVEPGRCHYGEQRWRRRSAHKSGTCAVSRQKIRRGDAVFKPAERPAPSNATAMISAEIINNLALDT is encoded by the coding sequence ATGAATGCCAACGCGTCCTTACCCCTAAATGGCACCGACGGTGTGCGCATCGAGATTCTGGAGCGCTCGGATACAGCGCTTGTCATACGCTGGGTAGAACCCGGCCGCTGCCATTATGGCGAGCAACGCTGGCGCCGGCGTTCGGCGCATAAATCAGGGACATGCGCGGTATCGCGCCAGAAAATCCGCCGTGGAGATGCGGTATTCAAACCTGCTGAGCGCCCCGCTCCATCTAATGCCACCGCGATGATTTCAGCCGAAATCATTAACAACCTCGCACTCGATACCTAA
- a CDS encoding TauD/TfdA family dioxygenase, producing MQLAEPMIEDWRAFTTHVSLDDAVIAQDAVTLTWSDRRVSLFHFAWLRDNCACSQCVHPLTREQVFEIADMPDDLRIQAASIDHNGALNTQWTDGHRSVYGPGWLRAHAYDETSRAERRGGDQVQPWCSEYGAALTAFDWHEIRHDDTALLAWLVALRRTGLTLLRGVPSTPDTVAEVAQRISFIRESNFGVLFDVVSKPTPDSNAYTSINLPPHTDLPTRELQPGLQFLHCLINEASGGDSIFIDGFALAAHLRQHEPEVFATLTSVPFEFWNKSATSDYRASAPVIALDGAGEVSEVRHANFLRGPVSARSELMPEIYHAYRRFIQLGRDPRFRVQRRLAAGEMWAFDNRRVLHARTEFDPQTGARHLQGCYIDRDELLSRIRVLERAVGAKAR from the coding sequence ATGCAACTTGCTGAACCGATGATCGAAGACTGGCGCGCATTTACGACGCACGTTTCGCTAGATGACGCGGTAATTGCTCAGGATGCCGTGACGCTCACGTGGAGCGACCGGCGCGTGTCGCTGTTTCATTTCGCCTGGCTGCGCGACAACTGCGCGTGCAGCCAGTGCGTTCATCCGCTCACGCGCGAGCAGGTGTTTGAGATTGCTGACATGCCCGACGATCTCCGCATTCAGGCGGCATCCATCGACCATAACGGCGCACTGAACACGCAATGGACGGATGGGCACCGTAGTGTCTATGGTCCAGGCTGGCTGCGAGCGCATGCGTACGACGAAACCTCCCGGGCTGAACGGCGTGGCGGCGACCAGGTCCAGCCGTGGTGCTCCGAATATGGCGCGGCGCTGACCGCTTTCGACTGGCACGAGATTCGTCATGACGACACGGCGCTGCTGGCATGGCTCGTCGCGCTGCGCCGCACTGGCCTGACCTTGCTGCGGGGCGTGCCCTCCACGCCTGACACGGTGGCCGAGGTCGCACAGCGTATTTCGTTTATCCGCGAGAGCAACTTTGGCGTGCTGTTCGACGTGGTGTCCAAACCTACGCCCGATAGCAACGCGTACACCTCGATCAATCTGCCGCCGCACACGGATTTACCCACGCGTGAATTGCAGCCGGGTCTGCAGTTTTTGCATTGCCTCATCAACGAGGCATCAGGCGGCGACAGCATTTTTATTGATGGCTTTGCGCTGGCCGCTCATTTGCGGCAGCACGAACCAGAGGTGTTCGCCACGCTGACTTCCGTGCCATTCGAGTTCTGGAACAAGAGTGCGACCAGTGATTACCGTGCTTCGGCTCCCGTGATTGCGCTAGATGGCGCTGGCGAAGTGAGTGAAGTACGTCACGCGAATTTTTTGCGTGGGCCAGTCAGCGCGAGATCTGAGCTTATGCCCGAGATTTATCACGCATACCGGCGTTTTATCCAGCTTGGGCGTGACCCGCGCTTTCGGGTGCAACGCAGGTTGGCTGCGGGCGAGATGTGGGCGTTTGATAACCGCCGGGTGCTGCATGCACGTACCGAATTCGATCCGCAAACTGGCGCACGTCACCTGCAAGGCTGCTATATCGACCGTGACGAACTGCTGTCCCGTATTCGGGTGCTGGAGCGAGCGGTTGGAGCGAAGGCACGCTAG